From the genome of Streptacidiphilus sp. PB12-B1b:
TAGCTGGTGCCCCCGCGGTCGCTCTCCAGGAGCGGGAGCTCGTTCTCCCGGCGGAGGTCGGCGGCGCGCAGTCGGACGGTGGCCCGGTGGGAGAAGCCGATCACCGAGAAGCGGACCTTGGCTGCCGCCATGGGCTCGCCGAGCAGCGCGGTGTGCAGGGAGGAGAGCCCGGCGTTGAGCTCCGCGATGTGCCTCTCCATCGAGCCCGACTCGTCGGCGAGCACGTACATGGGGACGAGATTGCCTCTGTTGTCAGCCATGGAGGCGGACCTGCCTTTCAGGGCGTGCTGATGTGCATCGGTGGTGTGCGGGCTGACCGTGCCCGCGGACGGAACGTCGTTCGGGTTCAGCCGAGTTGGCGCAACCCGGGCGGGCAGACCGGGGCCAGTTCGAGCCGCCCGCGGAGCAGGCCGGTGCCCAGCTCCCGTACGGTGTCGTTCAGCAGCAGCGCGAACTCCTCCGCAGCGGCCGTCGGATCGAGGTGCGGCCGGGCGACGAAGGCCAGCTCGCTCCGGCTCGCCATGGCGGCTGTGGTCTCCGCGCCCGCCTGGCCGATCCCCACGGCGACGATCGCCGGCTGGTAGGGCGCGCCCGGGCCGGTCAGCGCGGTGAGCTGGTTCCGCCACGCCGAACCGTCCTCCGCGACGCCCGCGACGAGAAGGAAGACGATCGGCCGGTGAACGGTCGGATGATCCCCCTTGAGCTGGTCGACGTCGCCCGGGACGACCTTGGCGAGCTGCTCGAACGCCGTCCCGTAGCGGGCGCCGGTGCGCACGTCCGGAACCGGCATGACCGTGCCCCAGTCGACGCGGGTCATCGGCAGCGCGACCCGGGTGTCCTCGGCCACGGTCAGGACGGACAGGCGGATGCGTTCTGCGATGCCGGGGACCGTCAGCAGCGTCGTGTGCAGGGAGCGGAGACCGTTGCCGAGCGTCTGGGCGCAGGCGGCCGCCGCCGGCGACTCGTCGAGGACGACGTAGACGGGCAGCACGCCGACGCCCGGGGAGGCGTCGTGCGCGGGAGCGTCCCCAGGGGCGCCCGCCCTGGTACCCGGCCCGGGACCGGAGCCGGCGGGGTTGCCGGTGGTCGCCTTGCCCCAGTAGACGGGCGGCAGCTCCGAGGCCGCCGGCGTCGGAGCCGCGCCACGTGGCAGACCGCCCAGTACTTCGTTGCGCAGTTGCTCCACATCGACCGGCTGGAGCAGACCCTCCTTGAGGACCGCATGGAACAGGGCATCGCTGCGCACGGAGTTCTGCGCGACGAGGTCCGCCTGGAGCTGCATCTGGTGCAGGACCTGTGCGATCGCCCCGGCGGTGTCCTCGGGATGCTGGGCCAGGTGCGCGCGGAGCAGGGCCTGGAGGTCCATGCTGCTGCCGGCCAGCTCCCGCATCCGTTCCTGCTGCTGTGCCAGCCGGGCTTCCTCGACGGCCCGTTCCCGCTCCAGCTGTCCGCGCAGCCGTGCGGCCTCGAGCTGGTTCTCACTCTCCACCCTGGCCTTGGCCAGGTCGTGTTCGGCGTAGCCCCGCTTCAGATCGCGCTTGGCCTGCGTCAGGCCGGTCAGGTGGCGCTGTGCCGCCTGGTCCGGGTTGAGTTCGACCAGACACCGGTGGACGGTGATCCCCTCGTCGAGTACCAGGTGCTGGTCGAAGCGCTGGTTCATCGCCGCCTCGGCTCTGGCCGCGTCCTCGATGGCGAACCGGCGGGAGATGCCGCGAAGCACCTGGGCGACCTGCCCGTAGACCACGGTGAGGGCGTCCTGGACGTTGCGCCGCACGATCTCGGTCGGGTCGGTGACCCGGAAGCTGATGTCCAGGGCGGCCTGGAAGAAGTGGACCTGGTCGCTGCAGGGCATGGGCGAGCTCTCCAGCCGCGCCCTGCGGTGGTGGTCGCTCATGTCGACCTCGTAGCGGGTGCTGAAGCGGCCCAGGAACTGGTCGGACAGAGACGGCAGACGGTCCCGGAGCCAGTACAGCTGCCCGACGGAACTGGCGTACACCACCGCGCGGTTGGGGTCGATCGCCGCGACCGGCCCGATCCTGCGGACGGGCTGTCGGCTGAGAATCAGAGGGAGTTGGGGTGGCATCACAGAACCTTCTGGGCGGCCCGGCTCCCGGAGAGCCGAGCGGTGACTTCTACGGCGCAGGCAGCCACAGGCGATCCGGCCTCCTGCGCCCACTCGGCGGCGCAGCGTTGGATGATCGCCGTGGTGCGGGCGTTGTCGTGGGCGACGGCCGCGACGAGGCGCAGGAACGCCTCGCACAGCGGTCGATCGGCGCCGGCCCGAGCAGCCCAGGTGCGCAGCACCTGGGTCGCCTCACGGTGGTGGATCGGTTCGTTGAGGGCGGTACGCCAGAGTTCCACGAGCAGCGCGCGGGACTCCGGACGCAGGTCGGCGTGGCGCAGCAGGCCCGGCCACTGGACCTCGGTCGTCGCGCCCGTGGCCGCCTCCTCGCCGTCCGCCGTGTCGACCAGCTGCGCGGCCACGATGAGGAAGGCGAGCAGGGCGCTCGGGCGGGACTGCCAGTCGGCCAACGACTGGTGGAGTCGCATCAGCGTCACCGTCACCAGGACCGTGTGCTCGGTGAGCACGTCGGTCAGGCTGTCGCCGATGGCCACGGCAACCCGGATGCTGTCGACGGGGGCCAGCCGGACGAGCGCATCGATCGCGGCCATCGGGGCGGCCCCGCCGAGGGCGACGCCGTACACCCGTGCAGCCGTGGCCTGCGCGTTGGGGTCGTCGTCCCGGTGCCAGGACCGCGCGAGGTCCTCGACCACCGGACGCAGTTGCTCGTCGTGGACGCACACGGACAGGGCGTAGGCGACCGTGTTCTGCCGGTTGCGGTCCCCGCCGTAGGCCCAGGGCCGGAGCGAGTGGTCGGTCAGATACTCGAACGACCGGCAGGCCAGCAGGCCGAGGGCGACACCCGCGTAGATCCGCACCTGTTCCGAGGGGTCTTCGGCCAGCCGCCCCAGCCAGCCGAGCAGCACGTCCTGGACCTGGTACTCGCACCAGGTGTGCAGGATGATCTGGGCTGGATAGGTCGGGTCCTGGTAGCCGACCGAGGTGGCGGGCACCTGGCCGACCGCCGTGCGCACCGGCGCGGTGCTCGTCCGGGCGCGCAGCAGGGCGAGCCGGCGCCGCAACGGCAGCCCGTACGGATCGGGCACCCCGCGGGTGGGGCTGTCCTCCTCCTGCGGGGCCTGGGCCAAGGGGTCGTCCCGGCGCAGCAGCGCCCGTTGCAGCTGCCGGGTGGCGGCCGCGATCTGTTCGTGCGGAAGGCCGTTGAGCACGGCCAGGGCGATGGCGTGGCTGTGCAGGCGGGGATCGCGCAGTCCCTCGATCCAGATCTCGAAGTCCTCCGCGCTGCGGCTCGCCAGCCGATGCCGGACCCGGCCGAGGTCGAGCAGCTCGGTGTCGGCCGCCTCCACCTCGTCCACCAGCGCCGACGCCAGGTCGGCGGCGAGCTTGGCGGGGGTCTCCTCGCCGAGGTGGTCCTCCAGCAGTTGCTGCACCTTCGTGTCGGCGAGCAGTCGGGCGGCCTGTCCCGTACCGAGCTGCCACTGGAGAAACCGCTCGACCAGACGGGACGGGCCCGGACGGCCGTCGAGAGTGGCGACGTAATCGAGCAGCTCCGCGTCGTTCATCCCGGAGTCCGCCACCTGGGTGATGACCACGCGGGCATCGATCCGCTCCAGACTGTCCTCCATGGCGTGGAGGGCGGCAGCGGTGAGACCGGTGGTGCGGGCGGGCCGGTCGAGCAGGAGCCCGGTGCCGGACAGCTGGTCCGCGTTGGCATCCACCAACTGCGGCAGTTCGGCCGGAGCGGTGTCGTGGCCCAGACTGAAGATCCGGTCGTGGGTGTGGCCGAGGAGCAGCCGGATGGCCGCGGTGGTCTTTCCCCAGCCGTCGGGTGCGCGCACGATGACGACGCGGCGCTTGCCGAAGGCGGCGAGCACCTCGGGCCAGCCGTTCGGCTCGACGAAGGCGTGCTGCGCCCGGTCCAGCAGCAGGGGCGAGAGCCGGCCGAGCCGCCGTCGGGTGTTGCCCGAGAAGAAGACGTACTTGTTGCCCGAGACGAAGTCGCCGCCGACGTTGCTGTAGGCGTCCTGCCGGGCGTTGTGCCGGAAGGCGCCCTGGCCGAAGCCGCCGGTGGCGTCCGAGGCCTCGGTGTCCGACTCGGCCGCGTCGGGCTTCTCCTGCGCCGGACCGGACGCCGTCGCCCCCTGGCCGGATCCTTCGGGCTTCTCCCCAGCGCCTGCGCCGCCCGGGTGGGGACCTGTGCCCCCAGCGTCCACCGGCGCTGCGCCGGAGGTCATGGCGTCCGGAGCGGGACTCATCGGTCACCTCGGCGCGGCGGCTCCAGACCGACGTACTTGTCGCCGCCGACCGCGTCGCCCTCCACGGTCCCGATGTGGAACACGGTGGACCGTGCGAAGCCCTGGGTGCGCGGCGCTGAGGCCGAGGCCGGCTCGGACACCGCACGGGGGTCGCGGTCGCGTCCCGGAGCGGGGCTCTCGCCCTGGGCGGCGCCGGCCCGCGCAGTGGTCCGGCCCAGGCCGGGCGGCGCCGGGAGGCCGGGGACGGTGATCCAGGCACGCGTCCGGACACCGTGCTTGATCTCGATGTCGGCGGGAAGGTAGCCCGCCGGATCGATCGAGCGGTAGCCGTGCCTGATGACGTCGTGGAAGACCGTGTCGGACACAGCGAAGACCAGCGGAGAGCCGACGGCCGATCGCAGTGCCGTCCGCAGCGGCTCACAGTCCACCAGGCGGAAGGCCATGTTGACGGCGTCTCCGGACCACCCCCGTGGGTCCGGAGACGCCAGCCCTTGATGCATCGACAGCCGGAGCCGGAGCCCGTACCCGGAGTCGGTGCCCTGTGAGCGTTCCAGCAGGACGTCGTGCAGGGCGCGCACGAACCGCCCTGCGAGTAAGCGCGGCGGGAGGTCGGGGCGGGCGACCAGCAGGGCGCCGTCCCCGCGGTCCTCCACGTCCAGGTCGCCTGCGGCGAGTCCGGCCTCGGCCTGGGACTCGTCGAGTACCCGGTACATCTCCTCCCGCAGCATCCCCTGCGGCGGGTCCAGGCGGGTACTGAAACCCTCGACGTCCAGCACCATGATCCATCGGTGCAGCGCGTCGATTGCCATGCGAACTCTCCCCGTGGGTGGCTGAGTGTCTTCCTTGGCCTGTGTGGCCCTTGCCTATGGAAGTACAGCTGCGGCGGCATGTATACGCCATCTGGCGCACAGCGCACCGAGCCGACGAAACTTCCTGCGGCTCGGGGAGACGAGAGTACCCCGCCCCGGCTGATGTGCTTGGCAGAAAACAGGATTGAACATGCGTCAGACGATCTGCGTGAGCGATCCCGGGATGCGACAGCCCCTGACCGCGCGCCGGTCGGGGCCATGCGTTTGATCGGAGCGGCGTGCCTCAGAGCTTCACCGGAGGCGATCGAACGTTCCCCCGGCTGCGGGGTCGAGGACGGTCAGCACGTTGCCGACGGCATCGTTCCGGTCCTGGGGGCCGTTCCCTCGGCGAGTGGTTCGGCTGATGTCAGTGGGCGAGTCTAGGCTCCGTTTGACGAGGAAGTCCGAGTGAGGAACGTGAGTGGCATGTCGCGTGTTCGAGTGCACAACTTCAGCGTGTCACTGGACGGGTTCTCCGCCGGGGAAGGACAGAGCCTGGAAGCCCCGTTCGGGCATGCCGGGACTCGGCTGGTCGACTGGTTTCTTCAGACCCGCGCTTTCAAGGAGACGCACGGCCAGGCCGGCGGCGGCAGCGGTGTCGACGACGCCCTTGCCTGGACCTGGGGGGCCGGGATCGGGGCGGAGATCATGGGCCGCAACAAGTTCGGCCCTCAGCGCGGCCCGTGGACCGACGAGGAGTGGAAGGGCTGGTGGGGGGACAACCCGCCGTTCCACACCCCGGTGTTCGTGCTGACGCACTACCCGCGCCCGTCACTGGAGATGGAGGGCGGCACGGTCTTCCACTTCGTCGACGCCTCGCCGCAGGAGGTGCTGCGGCAGGCCCGCGAGGCGGCGGACGGCCTCGATGTGCGGATCGGTGGAGGCCCGGCCACGGTCAGGCAGTTCCTCGCGGAGGACCTGGTCGACCACCTCCACGTCGCCGTCGTACCGATCGTCCTGGGCCGCGGTGAGCGACTGTGGGACGGGCTGGAGGGACTGGAGCAGCGGTTCCGGGTGGAGTCGGTGACAACACCCAGCGGCACCACCCACATGACCTTCACCCGCCCGTAGCTCCGCCGACCCGCCGTAGCAGGGCCCCACCCGGCCGACCGAGCTGAAAACTGAGACGCAAATGCCCCCTCGGCGTTTGCACTGGCTGGACCGGCCCAAGTGGTGCGTGAAGCTGACAGGCACGGCATGCAGGAACGTGCAGGGTTGCATGCAGCCGGAATGAACGAAGACCGGCCGGGGCGAGCCTCGACCTCGCTCGGGTGTAGCGCAGTGCATTACGGCGCAATACGCTGGCTCCATGAAGACCATCACCCAGCGGGAGCTCGCCGCGCGCTCCAAAGCTGTGCTCGATGATGTAGAGGCGGGTGAGACTTACCACATCACCCGCAATGGCAACGAAATAGCCGAGGTGCGCCCGCTCAGCAGCAGACGCCGCTTCGTCCCGGTGGAGGAGCTGCAGCGGAAGTGGCGCCACGCGCCGCAGGTCGATGCCGCTCGGATGCGGGCGGAGGCAGACGCGTTCTTCGGCCCTGAGGACCGTATCGATGACGACGGCAATCCATGGGATCGCACGTGACCGACAGGCTGGCGCGCGGAATGCTGGACACGCGTGTCGTCATTGATCTGCCGCTGATCGATTCCAGCCTCCTGCCTGTGGAGACCGCTGTCTCCGCGATCGTCCTGGCGGAACTGGCCCAAGGCGTGGCGATGACGAAGGACCCGGCGGAGATGATGGCGCGAGCACAACGCCTGGCCGACGTGGAGGCAGAGTTCGCGGCAATCCCCTTTGACCGGGAGGCCGCCCGCAGGTTCGGAACTCTCGTCGCGCTCACCGTAAAGGCGAATCGCAACCCCCGCCCTCGTCGTATGGACCTGATGATCGCTGCTACGGCTGCCGCCCATGGACTCCCGCTCTTCACGCG
Proteins encoded in this window:
- a CDS encoding dihydrofolate reductase family protein, with protein sequence MSRVRVHNFSVSLDGFSAGEGQSLEAPFGHAGTRLVDWFLQTRAFKETHGQAGGGSGVDDALAWTWGAGIGAEIMGRNKFGPQRGPWTDEEWKGWWGDNPPFHTPVFVLTHYPRPSLEMEGGTVFHFVDASPQEVLRQAREAADGLDVRIGGGPATVRQFLAEDLVDHLHVAVVPIVLGRGERLWDGLEGLEQRFRVESVTTPSGTTHMTFTRP
- a CDS encoding type II toxin-antitoxin system Phd/YefM family antitoxin; translated protein: MKTITQRELAARSKAVLDDVEAGETYHITRNGNEIAEVRPLSSRRRFVPVEELQRKWRHAPQVDAARMRAEADAFFGPEDRIDDDGNPWDRT
- a CDS encoding type II toxin-antitoxin system VapC family toxin; the protein is MTDRLARGMLDTRVVIDLPLIDSSLLPVETAVSAIVLAELAQGVAMTKDPAEMMARAQRLADVEAEFAAIPFDREAARRFGTLVALTVKANRNPRPRRMDLMIAATAAAHGLPLFTRNGDDFKGLEQGVEIIPV